One segment of Desulfocurvus vexinensis DSM 17965 DNA contains the following:
- the xseA gene encoding exodeoxyribonuclease VII large subunit, with product MPHIFEVGELTGAVKDVLESQFPFVWVRGEVGGVSRPASGHLYFSLKDARARLSVVWFRRSQRCVAPGGVDPRTGEVLEHGCTAELTEGTTVLVAGRLSVFEPQGAYQLVAELVQEQGAGQLAMQFEAMKARLAGLGYFDPGRKRPLPAHPARVAVVTAPTGAAIRDFLCLAGERGWGCAIRIYPALVQGEQAPAQVAAALDAACADGWAEAVALIRGGGSLEDLWAFNTEPVADAVFRATVPVVCGVGHEVDTSIADLVADVRAATPSHAAQLLWPERAALMQRVDVLEQGLFTAMGGLLERREAALGQVEKALRWLSPAQRLARMQERLGTALRDLLRAGKALTAQPRAELDRCAGALDAAFGPRAVARRQGEVRALALRLPRAARPLLREAEGARALGRRLALAGQAGPRGAAQALALLESRLKAVDPEAPLARGYGLVRVAATGRLLRSVAEAAPGQELDIRVADGAVGARVLDVRPGPAGPGGSGGPDGEAG from the coding sequence GTGCCGCACATCTTCGAGGTCGGCGAGCTGACGGGCGCCGTCAAGGACGTGCTGGAGAGCCAGTTCCCCTTCGTGTGGGTGCGCGGCGAGGTCGGCGGGGTCAGCCGCCCGGCCAGCGGGCACCTGTATTTCAGCCTCAAGGACGCCCGGGCGCGGCTGTCCGTGGTCTGGTTCCGGCGCAGCCAGCGCTGCGTGGCCCCCGGCGGGGTGGACCCGCGCACCGGCGAGGTGCTCGAGCACGGCTGCACCGCCGAGCTGACCGAGGGCACCACCGTGCTGGTGGCCGGGCGGCTTTCGGTGTTCGAGCCCCAGGGGGCGTACCAGCTGGTGGCCGAGCTGGTCCAGGAGCAGGGAGCCGGGCAGCTGGCCATGCAGTTCGAGGCCATGAAGGCGCGCCTGGCGGGCCTGGGCTACTTCGACCCCGGGCGCAAGCGGCCCCTGCCTGCGCACCCGGCGCGGGTGGCCGTGGTCACCGCGCCTACGGGCGCGGCCATCCGCGATTTCCTGTGTCTGGCCGGGGAGCGCGGCTGGGGCTGCGCCATCCGCATCTACCCGGCCCTGGTGCAGGGCGAGCAGGCCCCGGCCCAGGTGGCCGCCGCCCTGGACGCGGCCTGCGCCGACGGCTGGGCCGAGGCGGTGGCGCTGATCCGTGGCGGCGGCTCCCTGGAAGACCTGTGGGCCTTCAACACCGAGCCCGTGGCCGACGCAGTGTTCCGCGCCACGGTGCCTGTGGTCTGCGGGGTGGGCCACGAGGTGGACACGAGCATCGCCGACCTGGTGGCCGACGTGCGCGCGGCCACGCCCAGCCACGCGGCGCAACTTTTGTGGCCCGAGCGCGCGGCGCTCATGCAGCGGGTGGACGTGCTGGAGCAGGGGCTGTTCACCGCCATGGGCGGGCTGCTGGAGCGCCGCGAGGCCGCCCTAGGGCAGGTGGAGAAGGCCCTGCGCTGGCTCTCCCCGGCCCAGCGGCTGGCGCGCATGCAGGAGCGCCTGGGCACGGCCCTGCGCGACCTGCTGCGCGCGGGCAAGGCCCTGACGGCGCAGCCCCGGGCCGAGCTGGACCGTTGCGCGGGCGCCCTGGACGCGGCCTTCGGACCCCGGGCCGTGGCGCGGCGGCAGGGCGAGGTGCGGGCCCTGGCCCTGCGCCTGCCCCGGGCCGCGCGGCCCCTGCTGCGCGAGGCCGAGGGCGCCCGGGCCCTGGGGCGGCGCCTGGCCCTGGCCGGGCAGGCCGGGCCCCGGGGCGCGGCCCAGGCCCTGGCGCTGCTGGAATCGCGCCTGAAGGCCGTGGACCCCGAGGCGCCCCTGGCGCGCGGCTACGGGCTGGTGCGCGTGGCGGCCACGGGGCGGCTGCTGCGCAGCGTGGCCGAGGCCGCGCCTGGGCAGGAGCTGGACATCCGCGTGGCCGACGGCGCCGTTGGCGCGCGGGTGCTGGACGTGCGCCCCGGGCCGGCCGGACCTGGCGGATCGGGCGGGCCGGATGGAGAGGCCGGGTGA
- a CDS encoding proline--tRNA ligase, whose translation MKMSTLYAPTLKEAPGDAEVVSHKLLVRAGMIRKLTSGIYTILPLGLRAVNKVAAIVREEMNRAGAQEILMPMVQPGDLWRESGRWEHYGKELLRFEDRHGRDYCLGPTHEEVVTDLIRGEVRSYRQLPLNLYQVQGKFRDEIRPRFGLMRCREFIMKDAYSFDADEAGAEASYRAMYDAYTAIFTRLGLRFRAVDADSGSIGGSFSHEFMVLADTGEDTIAVCQACDYAANLEKAGVRGKFDPSPEEGPRLTEVPTPGAHTVEEVAALLDVNPTQIIKTLLYDADGQPVAALVRGDRELNEIKLKNALGCAELRLASPEQVREWTGAPVGFAGPVGLGVARILADQELRTAMDYVVGANKADAHFRHLCLGRDVQAKIDYRDLRTITAKDPCPCCGGPLALPRGIEVGHVFKLGTKYSEALGARFLDEAGKEQTIIMGCYGIGVTRVVAACIEQNHDAAGIVFPPPVAPFEAVVLCLDPKDEAVLARTEEVADALRAAGADVLLDDRDERPGVKFKDADLIGFPLQCVVGGKGLARGIVECKDRRSGEKTELPLEGFAREAALWRKGVWCGWGLGAGDGVEECR comes from the coding sequence ATGAAGATGAGCACCCTGTACGCCCCGACCCTCAAGGAAGCCCCGGGCGATGCCGAGGTCGTGAGCCACAAGCTGCTGGTGCGCGCGGGCATGATCCGCAAGCTGACCTCGGGCATCTACACCATCCTGCCCCTGGGCCTGCGCGCCGTGAACAAGGTCGCCGCCATCGTGCGCGAAGAGATGAACCGCGCGGGCGCCCAGGAAATCCTCATGCCCATGGTCCAGCCCGGGGACCTGTGGCGCGAGTCGGGCCGCTGGGAGCACTACGGCAAGGAGCTGTTGCGCTTCGAGGACCGCCACGGGCGCGACTACTGCCTGGGCCCCACCCACGAGGAGGTCGTCACCGACCTGATCCGCGGCGAGGTGCGCTCCTACCGCCAGCTGCCCCTGAACCTCTACCAGGTCCAGGGCAAGTTCCGCGACGAGATCCGCCCGCGCTTCGGGCTGATGCGCTGCCGCGAGTTCATCATGAAGGACGCCTACTCCTTCGACGCCGACGAGGCCGGGGCCGAGGCGAGCTACCGCGCCATGTACGACGCCTACACGGCCATCTTTACCCGCCTGGGCCTGCGCTTCCGCGCCGTGGACGCCGACTCCGGGTCCATCGGCGGCAGCTTCTCCCACGAGTTCATGGTCCTGGCCGACACGGGCGAGGACACCATCGCCGTGTGCCAGGCCTGCGACTACGCGGCCAACCTGGAAAAGGCCGGGGTGCGCGGCAAGTTCGACCCCAGCCCCGAGGAGGGCCCGCGCCTGACCGAGGTGCCCACCCCCGGCGCGCACACCGTGGAAGAGGTCGCCGCGCTGCTGGACGTGAACCCCACCCAGATCATCAAGACCCTGCTCTACGACGCCGACGGCCAGCCCGTGGCGGCGCTGGTGCGCGGCGACCGCGAGCTGAACGAGATCAAGCTCAAGAACGCCCTGGGCTGCGCCGAGCTGCGCCTGGCCAGCCCCGAGCAGGTCCGGGAGTGGACCGGCGCGCCCGTGGGCTTCGCCGGGCCCGTGGGCCTTGGCGTGGCGCGCATCCTGGCCGACCAGGAGCTGCGCACGGCCATGGACTACGTGGTCGGGGCCAACAAGGCCGACGCCCACTTCCGCCACCTGTGCCTGGGCCGCGATGTGCAGGCCAAGATCGACTACCGCGACCTGCGCACCATCACCGCCAAGGACCCCTGCCCGTGCTGCGGCGGCCCCCTGGCCCTGCCCCGGGGCATCGAGGTCGGCCACGTCTTCAAGCTGGGCACCAAGTATTCCGAAGCCCTGGGCGCGCGCTTCCTGGACGAGGCGGGCAAGGAGCAGACCATCATCATGGGCTGCTACGGCATCGGCGTGACCCGCGTGGTGGCCGCGTGCATCGAACAGAACCACGACGCGGCGGGCATCGTGTTCCCGCCGCCGGTGGCGCCCTTCGAGGCCGTGGTGCTCTGCCTGGACCCCAAGGATGAGGCCGTGCTGGCCCGGACCGAGGAGGTGGCCGACGCCCTGCGCGCCGCCGGGGCCGACGTGCTGCTGGACGACCGCGACGAGCGCCCGGGCGTGAAGTTCAAGGACGCCGACCTCATCGGCTTCCCGCTGCAGTGCGTGGTGGGCGGCAAGGGCCTGGCCCGGGGCATCGTGGAATGCAAGGACCGCCGCAGCGGCGAGAAGACCGAGCTGCCCCTGGAGGGCTTCGCGCGCGAGGCGGCCCTGTGGCGCAAGGGCGTGTGGTGCGGCTGGGGCCTGGGCGCCGGGGACGGCGTCGAGGAGTGCCGCTAG
- a CDS encoding ferredoxin, whose product MGIVINEDCMGCESCVELCPDVFEMNADGDLAVVKDPDSTLDCVGEAIDACPAQAISRE is encoded by the coding sequence ATGGGTATCGTCATCAATGAGGATTGCATGGGCTGCGAATCCTGCGTCGAGCTGTGCCCCGACGTCTTCGAGATGAACGCCGACGGGGACTTGGCCGTGGTCAAGGACCCGGACAGCACCCTGGACTGTGTGGGCGAGGCCATTGACGCCTGCCCGGCGCAGGCCATCTCGCGGGAGTGA
- a CDS encoding LysE family translocator, with translation MAADALAGLAATLGGGLTGAALLALAGASAVFAAAPGPGIAAIVSQAVTRGRGPAVLWAMGTTLGDMVYLLFAAYGLGWVAGTAGPAFAALRWAGAGYLVWLGVRSLRAAPPREPLAAPGAACGRKRFLLGGMCVSLGNPKVIAFYCGFLPAFVDLEHLTHAGVAAVALVVGATVLCVATAFAVLAARGGALLRRPRPWKIMNRTAGTVMIGAGVAVAAQ, from the coding sequence ATGGCCGCCGACGCGCTGGCCGGGCTGGCCGCGACCCTGGGCGGGGGCCTGACTGGCGCCGCGCTGCTGGCCCTGGCCGGGGCGTCGGCCGTGTTCGCGGCGGCGCCCGGCCCGGGCATCGCGGCCATCGTCTCCCAGGCCGTGACCCGGGGCCGGGGGCCTGCCGTGCTCTGGGCCATGGGCACGACCCTGGGCGACATGGTCTACCTGCTGTTCGCGGCCTACGGCCTGGGCTGGGTGGCGGGCACGGCGGGGCCGGCCTTCGCCGCCCTGCGCTGGGCCGGGGCGGGCTATCTGGTCTGGCTCGGGGTGCGCAGCCTGCGCGCCGCGCCGCCCCGGGAGCCCCTGGCCGCCCCGGGCGCGGCCTGCGGGCGCAAGCGCTTTTTGCTGGGCGGGATGTGCGTCTCCCTGGGCAACCCCAAGGTCATCGCCTTCTACTGCGGGTTCCTGCCCGCCTTCGTGGACCTGGAGCACCTGACCCACGCTGGCGTGGCCGCCGTGGCCCTGGTCGTCGGCGCCACGGTGCTGTGCGTGGCCACGGCCTTCGCGGTGCTGGCCGCGCGGGGCGGGGCGCTGCTGCGCCGCCCGCGCCCGTGGAAGATCATGAACCGCACCGCCGGGACGGTGATGATCGGCGCGGGCGTGGCCGTGGCGGCGCAGTAG
- a CDS encoding sensor histidine kinase — translation MSTSPLPTAFAPAERSPEAEILADARLFQTSTASEVLDAMPAPVLVLNPCRQLVHGNQALWLYLDKDGPGDALGRRPGELFDCTYARQTPGGCGTTEFCRECGAVGAILSSIRGLAATRECNMLREAGGEITALDLLVHAAPYVTLGRPLTIFTIHDVSHAKRRRYLERIFFHDIINSAGNATGLVELLHEQAEGEQRHELGLLLRTLTHLVDEIQSQKTLLAAESQELVVRNAPVRSAELLDALAAQYANHPRAEGRTIAVEQASDAVELVTDPALLGRVLGNMLKNALEATPPGGAVRAWCRAQGETVGFFVHNQGRIPARVQRQIFRRSFSSKGDDRGLGTFSMRLLAQNHLGGRVWFTSTEQEGTVFCVELPRRPAAP, via the coding sequence ATGAGCACGTCCCCCCTGCCCACGGCCTTCGCCCCGGCGGAGCGCTCCCCCGAAGCGGAAATCCTCGCCGACGCCCGCCTGTTCCAGACGTCCACCGCCTCCGAGGTGCTGGACGCCATGCCCGCGCCGGTGCTGGTGCTCAACCCCTGCCGCCAGCTGGTGCACGGCAACCAGGCCCTGTGGCTGTACCTGGACAAGGACGGCCCCGGCGACGCCCTGGGCCGCAGGCCCGGCGAGCTGTTCGACTGCACCTACGCCCGCCAGACCCCCGGCGGCTGCGGGACCACCGAGTTCTGCCGCGAATGCGGGGCCGTGGGCGCCATCCTCTCCAGCATCCGCGGCCTGGCCGCCACCCGCGAGTGCAACATGCTGCGCGAGGCAGGCGGCGAGATCACGGCCCTGGACCTGCTCGTCCACGCCGCGCCCTACGTCACCCTGGGCCGCCCGCTGACCATCTTCACCATCCACGACGTGAGCCACGCCAAGCGCCGCCGCTACTTAGAGCGCATCTTCTTCCACGACATCATCAACAGCGCGGGCAACGCCACCGGGCTGGTGGAGCTGCTCCACGAGCAGGCCGAGGGCGAGCAGCGCCACGAGCTGGGCCTGTTGCTGCGCACGCTGACCCACCTGGTGGACGAGATCCAGAGCCAGAAGACCCTCCTGGCCGCAGAAAGCCAGGAGCTGGTGGTGCGCAACGCCCCGGTGCGCTCCGCCGAGCTGCTGGACGCCCTGGCCGCGCAGTACGCCAACCACCCCCGGGCCGAGGGCCGGACCATCGCCGTGGAGCAGGCCAGCGACGCGGTGGAGCTGGTCACCGATCCGGCCCTGCTGGGCCGCGTGCTGGGCAACATGCTCAAGAACGCCCTGGAGGCCACGCCCCCCGGGGGCGCCGTGCGCGCCTGGTGCCGCGCCCAGGGCGAGACGGTGGGCTTTTTCGTCCACAACCAGGGCCGCATCCCGGCCCGCGTCCAGCGCCAGATATTCCGCCGCTCCTTCTCGTCCAAAGGCGACGACCGGGGCCTGGGCACCTTCAGCATGCGCCTGCTGGCCCAGAACCACCTGGGGGGCCGGGTCTGGTTCACGTCCACGGAGCAGGAGGGCACCGTCTTCTGCGTGGAGCTGCCCCGCCGCCCCGCCGCCCCGTAA
- a CDS encoding thioredoxin domain-containing protein has product MPQPPAANLLAAEKSPYLLQHAHNPVHWRPWGEAALAAAREQDRPLFISIGYSACHWCHVMERESFEDAEVAAALNAQFICVKVDREERPDVDAVFMTACQMTTGRGGWPLTVFATPDGEPFFTATYLPPRTVPGRPGRPGLVEMATHIGRLWREDRATLAKAAAQVAEHLAGYFAGAAKGGALPGAQVPEEAARELALRYDQRFGGFGPGPKFPAPHVPAFLLAEARRSGQPAPRDMALHTLSAMRLGGMFDQVGLGFFRYSTDEKWLLPHFEKMLCDQAGLALACLDAFAATGAPLFARSAEETCDYVTRVLTAPGGAFHSAEDADSPDGQGGHGEGAHYVWTTAEIMALLGPDDGAFVTTRFGMQAGGNYRDEATGQPTGANILHLRGPLPAAEDARWERIRPRLLAAREARPRPAMDTKILADWNGRMIAALARTARLLDRPDLLEAAGRAADFVLTAMVRPDGGLWHSWCAGQAAVPGTADDYAALVGALLELYAADHDPDRLARALELQRRMDQDFWDPATPGAAQGETQAAAETPGMGKEHGAPAATGARQPGAPDAGAAPTGSGYFLTAGQAPGLPARPKEVYDGAHPSANSLALDNLLTLGRLTGDPAHTRRAEALLAAFSGNLAENPSAHAHFLCGLLRWLAPGPDVVVVGTPGSPDTAALLAAIRTQAPPDTLVLLKNPADTRLDALAPFTQDMAAQGGKATAYICRDQTCAPPATDPARLPF; this is encoded by the coding sequence ATGCCCCAGCCCCCCGCCGCCAACCTGCTGGCTGCCGAAAAAAGCCCCTACCTGCTGCAACACGCGCACAACCCCGTGCACTGGCGCCCCTGGGGCGAGGCCGCCCTGGCCGCCGCCCGCGAGCAGGACAGGCCGCTGTTCATCTCCATCGGCTACTCGGCCTGCCACTGGTGCCACGTCATGGAGCGCGAATCCTTCGAGGACGCCGAGGTGGCCGCCGCCCTCAACGCGCAGTTCATCTGCGTGAAGGTGGACCGCGAGGAACGCCCCGACGTGGACGCCGTGTTCATGACCGCCTGCCAGATGACCACCGGGCGCGGCGGCTGGCCGCTGACCGTCTTCGCCACCCCGGACGGCGAGCCCTTCTTCACCGCCACCTACCTGCCCCCGCGCACCGTGCCGGGCCGCCCGGGGCGGCCCGGGCTTGTGGAGATGGCCACGCACATCGGCCGCCTGTGGCGCGAGGACCGCGCGACCCTGGCCAAGGCCGCCGCCCAGGTGGCCGAACACCTGGCGGGCTACTTTGCGGGCGCGGCCAAGGGCGGGGCCCTGCCCGGCGCGCAGGTGCCGGAGGAGGCCGCGCGCGAGCTGGCCCTGCGCTACGACCAACGCTTCGGCGGCTTCGGCCCGGGGCCCAAGTTCCCGGCGCCGCACGTCCCGGCCTTCCTGCTGGCCGAGGCCCGGCGCAGCGGGCAGCCCGCCCCGCGCGACATGGCCCTGCACACCCTGTCGGCCATGCGCCTGGGCGGCATGTTCGACCAGGTGGGCCTGGGCTTTTTCCGCTACAGCACCGACGAAAAATGGCTGCTGCCGCACTTCGAGAAAATGCTCTGCGACCAGGCCGGGCTGGCCCTGGCCTGCCTGGACGCCTTCGCGGCCACGGGCGCGCCGCTGTTCGCGCGCAGCGCCGAGGAAACCTGCGACTATGTGACCCGCGTGCTCACCGCGCCCGGCGGCGCCTTCCACAGCGCCGAGGACGCCGACAGCCCGGACGGCCAGGGCGGCCACGGCGAAGGCGCCCACTACGTCTGGACCACCGCCGAGATCATGGCCCTGCTGGGGCCCGACGACGGCGCCTTCGTGACCACGCGCTTCGGGATGCAGGCCGGGGGCAACTACCGCGACGAGGCCACGGGCCAGCCCACGGGCGCCAACATCCTGCACCTGCGCGGCCCCCTGCCCGCCGCCGAGGACGCCCGCTGGGAGCGCATCCGCCCCCGGCTGCTGGCCGCGCGCGAGGCCCGCCCCCGGCCCGCAATGGACACCAAGATCCTCGCCGACTGGAACGGGCGGATGATCGCCGCCCTGGCGCGCACCGCGCGCCTGCTGGACCGCCCGGACCTGCTTGAGGCCGCCGGGCGCGCGGCGGATTTCGTGCTCACGGCCATGGTCCGCCCCGACGGCGGGCTGTGGCACTCGTGGTGCGCCGGGCAGGCCGCCGTGCCCGGCACCGCCGACGACTACGCGGCCCTGGTGGGCGCCCTGCTGGAACTCTACGCGGCGGACCACGACCCCGACCGCCTGGCCCGGGCCCTGGAACTGCAACGGCGCATGGACCAGGACTTCTGGGACCCGGCGACCCCGGGGGCGGCGCAAGGAGAGACGCAGGCGGCAGCGGAGACTCCGGGAATGGGCAAAGAACACGGAGCGCCAGCAGCGACAGGCGCGCGGCAGCCCGGGGCCCCGGACGCAGGCGCCGCGCCCACGGGCAGCGGCTATTTCCTCACCGCCGGGCAGGCCCCGGGGCTGCCCGCGCGGCCCAAGGAGGTCTACGACGGGGCGCACCCCTCGGCCAACTCCCTGGCCCTGGACAACCTGCTGACCCTGGGGCGGCTCACGGGCGACCCGGCGCACACCCGCCGCGCCGAGGCGCTGCTGGCGGCCTTTTCGGGCAACCTCGCCGAAAATCCCTCGGCCCACGCCCATTTCCTGTGCGGCCTGCTCCGCTGGCTGGCCCCGGGCCCGGACGTGGTCGTGGTCGGCACCCCCGGCAGCCCGGACACCGCAGCCCTGCTCGCCGCCATCCGCACTCAGGCCCCGCCCGACACCCTGGTCCTGCTCAAGAACCCGGCGGACACGCGCCTGGACGCCCTTGCGCCGTTCACCCAGGACATGGCCGCCCAGGGCGGCAAGGCCACGGCCTACATCTGCCGCGACCAGACCTGCGCCCCCCCGGCCACGGACCCCGCGCGCCTGCCGTTCTGA
- the ispG gene encoding flavodoxin-dependent (E)-4-hydroxy-3-methylbut-2-enyl-diphosphate synthase, which yields MTAAEHAHATVTDPFRPPRRVSRVVRVGGVAIGGDHPVAVQSMTNTDTRDVGATLAQIRALAEAGCEIVRLAVLDEEAARALAAIRRDSPVPLVADIHFDHRLALMAVDAGLDGLRINPGNIGGAAQVDAVVRAAKAAGVPMRIGVNSGSVDKRLLARFGGPTPEAMVESALEHVRLLEERDFFDTKISVKASSVPATIAAYRLLAGRCDYPLHIGVTEAGTPGRGTVKSSVGLGVLLYHGIGDTVRVSLTGDPVAEMDVAWELLRALGLRARGPEIVSCPTCGRTEIALAELARAVEERLRPVTDVFTVAVMGCVVNGPGEAKGADIGIAGGRGKGLIFRRGEVVRTVRGAQNLLPEFMAELEKFLEERKKETP from the coding sequence ATGACCGCCGCAGAGCACGCCCACGCCACCGTGACCGACCCCTTCCGGCCCCCGCGCCGGGTCTCGCGCGTGGTGCGCGTGGGGGGGGTGGCCATCGGCGGGGACCATCCCGTGGCCGTGCAGAGCATGACCAACACCGACACCCGCGACGTGGGCGCGACCCTGGCCCAGATTCGCGCCCTAGCCGAGGCCGGGTGCGAGATCGTGCGCCTGGCCGTGCTGGACGAGGAGGCCGCCCGGGCCCTGGCGGCCATCCGCCGCGACTCGCCCGTGCCGCTGGTGGCCGACATCCACTTCGACCACCGCCTGGCGCTCATGGCCGTGGACGCGGGCCTGGACGGGCTGCGCATCAACCCCGGCAACATCGGCGGGGCGGCCCAGGTGGACGCCGTGGTCCGCGCGGCCAAGGCCGCCGGGGTGCCCATGCGCATCGGCGTCAACTCCGGCTCGGTGGACAAGCGCCTGCTGGCGCGCTTTGGCGGGCCCACGCCCGAGGCCATGGTCGAAAGCGCCCTGGAGCACGTGCGCCTGCTCGAAGAGCGCGACTTTTTCGACACCAAGATCTCGGTCAAGGCCTCCAGCGTGCCCGCGACCATCGCGGCCTACCGCCTGCTGGCCGGGCGCTGCGACTATCCGCTGCACATCGGCGTCACCGAGGCGGGCACCCCGGGGCGCGGCACGGTCAAATCGTCCGTGGGGCTGGGCGTTTTGCTCTACCACGGCATCGGCGACACCGTGCGCGTGTCGCTCACGGGCGACCCCGTGGCCGAGATGGACGTGGCCTGGGAGCTGTTGCGCGCCCTGGGCCTGCGCGCGCGCGGCCCGGAGATCGTCTCCTGCCCCACCTGCGGGCGCACGGAGATCGCCCTGGCCGAGCTGGCCCGGGCCGTGGAGGAGCGCCTGCGCCCGGTGACGGACGTGTTCACCGTGGCGGTCATGGGCTGCGTGGTCAACGGCCCCGGCGAGGCCAAGGGCGCGGATATCGGCATTGCCGGAGGCCGGGGCAAGGGCCTGATCTTCCGCCGGGGCGAGGTGGTGCGCACCGTGCGCGGGGCGCAGAATCTGCTGCCCGAATTCATGGCCGAGCTGGAAAAATTTCTCGAAGAACGCAAGAAGGAGACGCCATAG
- a CDS encoding M23 family metallopeptidase, protein MRAPRVFMVLLALALLAWATPARAGARLECPAEVGQGLPFFVRVVADEAPGAVDLEFGSVRARVEPREGGGGWEALTLLGTNLEAAPGPVRLVARLAGPGGPLVLEREVRVVDRSFPEQRLSVAREMVHLTPEARARHEAERAEVRRVLADVSRPRAWGGEFVRPVPGAVSSAFGLRRFFNGEPRAPHRGVDLRGPEGQPVLAMAAGTVVLAAQHYFAGGSVYVDHGQGLVSMYFHLSELLVRPGDALAAGDVLGRVGSTGRVTGPHLHFGLAVYGELVDPMPLVTGSLRPE, encoded by the coding sequence ATGCGCGCGCCGCGTGTCTTCATGGTCCTGCTGGCCCTGGCCCTGCTGGCCTGGGCCACCCCCGCCCGGGCCGGGGCGCGCCTGGAGTGCCCCGCCGAGGTCGGCCAGGGGCTGCCGTTTTTCGTGCGCGTGGTGGCCGACGAGGCCCCGGGCGCGGTGGACCTGGAGTTCGGCTCCGTGCGCGCCCGGGTGGAGCCCCGCGAGGGCGGCGGGGGCTGGGAGGCCCTGACCCTCCTGGGCACGAACCTGGAAGCCGCGCCGGGCCCGGTGCGGCTCGTGGCGCGGCTTGCCGGGCCGGGCGGGCCGCTGGTGCTGGAGCGCGAGGTGCGCGTGGTGGACCGCAGCTTTCCCGAGCAGCGGCTTTCCGTGGCGCGCGAGATGGTCCACCTGACCCCCGAGGCCCGGGCGCGCCACGAGGCCGAGCGGGCCGAGGTGCGCCGCGTGCTGGCCGACGTGTCCCGCCCCCGGGCCTGGGGCGGGGAGTTCGTGCGGCCCGTGCCGGGCGCGGTGTCCAGCGCCTTCGGCCTGCGGCGCTTCTTCAACGGCGAGCCGCGCGCCCCGCACCGGGGCGTGGACCTGCGCGGCCCCGAGGGCCAGCCCGTGCTGGCCATGGCCGCGGGCACGGTGGTCCTGGCGGCGCAGCACTATTTCGCGGGCGGCAGCGTGTATGTGGACCACGGCCAGGGGCTGGTGAGCATGTACTTCCACCTCTCGGAGCTGCTGGTGCGCCCCGGCGACGCCCTGGCCGCCGGGGACGTGCTCGGCAGGGTGGGCAGCACCGGGCGGGTCACGGGCCCGCATCTGCATTTCGGCCTGGCGGTGTATGGCGAGCTGGTGGACCCCATGCCGCTTGTCACCGGCAGCCTCAGACCAGAATAG
- the xseB gene encoding exodeoxyribonuclease VII small subunit: protein MSQDKDGFEASMARLREIVEKLEGGDLPLEEGVTLFREGVALARSCRERLDKARNEVTILADGVLRDFAPEDGDA, encoded by the coding sequence ATGAGTCAGGACAAGGACGGCTTCGAGGCCAGCATGGCCCGGCTGCGGGAGATCGTGGAGAAGCTCGAAGGCGGGGACCTGCCGCTGGAGGAGGGCGTGACCCTGTTCCGCGAGGGGGTGGCCCTGGCCAGGAGCTGCCGCGAGCGGCTGGACAAGGCCCGCAACGAGGTGACCATTCTGGCCGACGGCGTGTTGCGCGACTTCGCACCGGAGGACGGCGATGCCTGA
- a CDS encoding phosphoadenosine phosphosulfate reductase family protein, with amino-acid sequence MSGQTIDPQTLLAALPPLAPGGPVLEGRLAAAWAFLRAAALAAGPGRVAVAWTGGKDSTLALWLWRAVLAEVAPGARPRAVNLDTGCKFPQVLAFRDALAEAWGVDLHVARPGVDLEAYPVAVDKVACCRDLKVRPLAGAVAALDIAVLITGVRADEHPARAARPAAEAHADPPHLRLAPLWHFGEFDIWAATLDHGLPCCALYGQGYRSLGCVPCTALPDPGAGERSGRDQDKERHMEALRSLGYF; translated from the coding sequence ATGAGCGGACAGACGATCGATCCCCAAACCCTGCTGGCGGCCCTGCCGCCCCTGGCCCCGGGCGGGCCCGTGCTGGAGGGCCGCCTGGCGGCGGCCTGGGCTTTCCTGCGCGCGGCGGCCCTGGCCGCCGGGCCGGGGCGCGTGGCCGTGGCCTGGACCGGCGGCAAGGACTCGACCCTGGCCCTGTGGCTGTGGCGCGCGGTGCTGGCCGAGGTCGCCCCGGGGGCGCGGCCCCGGGCCGTGAACCTGGACACGGGCTGCAAGTTCCCGCAGGTGCTGGCCTTTCGCGACGCCCTGGCCGAGGCCTGGGGCGTGGACCTGCATGTGGCCCGGCCCGGGGTGGACCTGGAGGCCTACCCCGTGGCCGTGGACAAGGTGGCCTGCTGCCGCGACCTCAAGGTCCGACCCCTGGCCGGGGCCGTGGCGGCGCTGGATATTGCCGTGCTCATCACCGGGGTGCGCGCCGACGAGCACCCGGCCCGCGCCGCGCGCCCCGCCGCCGAGGCCCACGCCGACCCGCCGCACCTGCGCCTGGCCCCGCTGTGGCATTTCGGCGAATTCGACATCTGGGCCGCCACCCTGGACCACGGGCTGCCCTGCTGCGCGCTCTACGGCCAGGGCTACCGCTCCCTGGGCTGCGTGCCCTGCACGGCCCTGCCGGACCCCGGCGCCGGGGAGCGCTCGGGCCGCGACCAGGACAAGGAGCGGCACATGGAAGCCCTGCGCAGCCTGGGGTATTTCTAG